Within the Cydia pomonella isolate Wapato2018A chromosome 10, ilCydPomo1, whole genome shotgun sequence genome, the region TGAACATTGCCCAAAGGCTTTCTTTGGCAAAGATAAACTTCAAGAACATATGAGGTAAACTATATTTTGGTACTTtcgtaattattacttattttgcgcatgtaactcctctggagttgcaggtgtacataggctacggagactgcttaccatcaggcgggccgtatgcttgtttgccaccgacgtagtataaaaaaaaaaacttatattttaagtCATAGACTGTTTTTATGTTCAATTAAActtgtttgatcctttcgcattttctcaaggttagctggaagagatcccttttagggataagttcgcctttgtacatatctttttttttgtctgttttatgttaacctgtttatttGCGATAAAGtggcatacatacatacatacatgaagtcatttcaatttgttaaattaaaaatatagcgTGTGACAGAGACGACACGCCTACGCGTTCGTTGGAAGTAGTTGGCACTCCAACTTTGCGCCTTCCCAATAGAACTAATCGAGGTCGACCTCCGGCTCGGTTCCTGACAGGTTAAGCCGCAGGTCAATTTGTGCTGGTCGCTTGCGGGAACACATGTTTTAGTATTGCGCGGACGCCAACAGCGCTGCGCGCAGTTAGTCCGGTAGCAGGTGCCGATGGGGATAAACGTGTGCGCGTACTCGACCCCACGACCGATCGATTTTGTAATcactttttgtgtttttatagtaCGGTGttcgtttattaaaataaactttttttctaACTTCAGTGCCGTTCTTTGTTACTTATTTCCTACACCCGCTATATTCTGGCCGCCCAACGTCTTTGGGTCTGGAAAGTTCGAACGCGCGTTCACCAAGAGTACCTACCGGTCGTGATTTGTCTGGATTTTCAAGAAAATGCCTCTCACACGTCGGCGTCGTGGTGGTAGACTCTCGTTGGGTTCACACGGGAGCACCGAGTCAGTCAACGAGAACATCACAATGAACCAGGAAGCCTTAACGACGATGTTGACCACCTTGCAACAAACTCAGAACGAGTTTTGTCAGCAACTGCTTCGCGAGGTGAGGTCTTCAACTCCGTCACAGGCCGACGCCACGGCGGCTGCCATCGCTGCTGCTGCTACATTCGCTTCAGTTAATGGTAACTTTGCACAATGTACGGCTCGTTACAGCGGCAGCAAAGAAGAGCATCTAGAAAGTTTCGTTGATAACATTgaaagttacaagtcatgcttGCATATTACGGACGAAAATGCTGTTCGCGGTTTGTCACTGCTACTCACGAAAGACGCAGGAGTTTGGTGGCAAGGTGTAAAATCACAAGTAAGGACGTGGGCAGATGCGCTCGATAAGCTACAAAGTGCTTTCGGCGAGCGCCGCCCTCCTTTTGTTATATACACAGAGCTTTTCTCGTTAGTTCAAGGCGAACAAAACACAGAAATATTTGTGTCCAAAGCCAGAGCGTTATTAGCTAAATTGCCACGGGAAGACCTAAGTGAGCGAGTGCAAATAGACATGGTGTTCGGGCTTTTAGACCGCCGAATAAGAAAACGGTTAAAAAGAGACAACATAGATACTTTTGATACATTGTTGAAACATTGTCAAAGTATTGAAGATTCACGCAAAGAAAATCATATACCCGTTGCGGCGAAAAAAATCGAACGATCGTCAAAGTTCCACGGCAGAGAGCGTTTCGCCGAATAGCGCAAGGTCGCGCGCCAGCGGTGCGAGCGGCGTTGCTAGGCAAAGTGCCGCCGCCGCCGAAGATACCTACGCTTCAACGTCGCGTGCGCCGTCTTCTTCCGATCAACCTGACGTCAAGCCTCGTCGTTTGTATTGCGTTTATTGCCGTCGCGGCGGGCACAGTAAAGATAACTGtgaaagattaaataaaagtgaaaaaagtgaTAAGTGCGTAGAAAATAAGGTCGTTGAAAAAGTTAAGTGTTACGGTTGCGGTGCCCCTAATGTTATTCGGTCTAAGTGTCCTAGTTGTAACTCTAACTCGGGGGTGTCGTTTTATTCGCTCGACGTAGTATCCTGTCACGTCGACGACGCCGCTAACCCGCGCTCGCGCGGGTCGAGCGGACACGACTCGTCGCAACCTGCGTCACCGCCGCCCGACGCCGCGAAGGCCCGTGTATGGCGCGGCGAAAGTCCCGCCGTACGGCCTTGCGAAAGTGCTGCGCGTGCTCACGAGTGCTTGCGAGAGCGCGGTACCTACGCCGCCGGTCACGGAGCAGCGGCGCGCACTCCGGGCGATGCGGTCATGCAAGGGATATGCGCCGCGCCGACCGCTAACCCTTCGCCTGCGCACTGTGGAGGAAGTAACCCTACGCATCCTGTGGGTGATTTTAGGTACGCACAAACATTGTTTTGTAATAATGATAATCAGACGCTGTCTTGTAATAATGATAGTCaaactttattttgtaacaatGTAAGTCAAGTTGGTGTTGATAAAATCAATGTTTGTCAGGTAAATGTCAAAGCTTCTCCCCGCCCTCTTATGGTTATAAATATTCTCGGGGCGAGTGGCTCTGCACTTGTTGATCCTGCGGCTAAGGCTAGTGTCGCTGGTCACACGTTGTACGCTTTCCTGCGAAGTAAAGGACACTCGTTAGTGTCGTCAACAATGAGTGTTAGGTTGGCAGACGGTGTTAGTAGGGATATGACTGTACTAACCGCGGAGGTGGAGGTGACACTGAAACACAAGACAAGAAAAACTAGTTTTGTGATTTTTCCTGATGCCGTCGGTAACGAGAACGAGTCTCTCTTAGGAATAGATTTCCTTAAGAACTTCGATTTAGTCGTTGATTTTCGCGATGATCTCTGGTATTTCGCTGAAAATAGTAAGCAAAAGTATGAGTTACAGTTCGAAAGCGTGTCACCTCCCACTCTGTGTGTTGCTGCTTTAGAGGTGCTTCGGGAGAACGAGGCTACGTTGCTGAACGCACAACAACGCGAGTTGCTTGCCCAGTTGCTCACTGGGAACAGGGATCTGTTTGAGCCAGGGGGAGGGCCAACTCCTTTTGCTGAGCACAGGATCGACACGGGTGACCATGCACCTATCGCGGTGCCGCCTTATCGTGTCACACCTGCCAAGAAGGAGGTGATGcgagcggaaatagagaagatGCTGGCGGACGATATAATAGAAGAGTGCGAGTCCCCATGGGGCTCCCCAGCTCTTTTGGTCCCCAAGGCTAATGGCAAGGTACGTTTTTGTGTGGACTATCGCAAGCTTAATGCTATTACCAAGACGGATTTTTATCCAATGCCTTTGATCGACGAGCTTGTACAGTCAACGAAAAGGAACTGTTATATGAGTACGCTCGATATGCGCAGTGGATTTTGGCAGGTGTCTGTTCGGCCGGAAGACCGCGATAAGACAGCTTTTGTCTCTCCTTTTGGTACGTACCGCTTTAAGCGTATGCCGTTCGGGTTGAAAAATTCGCCGTCCACCTTTCAGCGGCTTATAGACAGGCTGCGCTCAGGCTCTTCTCTCCAACACGTGACCTTGCTCGCTTATCAAGATGACCTGCTGGTCATTTCTGAAGGTTTCAACCAGCACCTTGCGGATCTCCGTGCTGTTTTCGAAAGGCTACGTATGTTTGGTCTGCGCGCTAATCGTGAGAAGTGTGTATTTGCGCGTGAAAAGGTAAAATACCTTGGTCATGTCATCTCGCAAGACGGTATTTCGCCGGATGATGACAAAGTCCGTGCTGTCTTGGACATGAAGGCCCCTTCGACGCTGCGCCACTTACGGACATTCTTGCAAACCTGCTCTTGGTTCCGTAAGTTTATTCCTAGTTTCTCTGCTGTTGCCGAACCATTGACCCGCCTGACAAAGAAAAACCAGGTATGGATGTGGGGTCCGGAACAGGTAAAAGCTTTTGAGGAGTTAAAAAAGCGGTTGACTACAGCTCCTGTCCTTATCCAGGCTGATTATCAGAGGCCGTTTATTCTAAGAACAGACTCGAGCAACTACGCGCTCGGTGGCGTTTTGCTTCAAGGAGAAGGTAAAGATGAACGTCCCATCGAGTACGCCAGTCGTCTGCTCACGCCAGCTGAAAGAAACTACAGCACTACAGAACGCGAGGCTCTTGCGGTCGTGTGGGCTGTAGAGCGGTTCAGAGGATATATTGAAGGGCATCCTGTCGTGATAGGGAGCGACCACCAGCCGTTAAAGTGGCTTCTTACCTTAAAGTCACCTTCAGGTAGGTTAGTTCGGTGGGCATTAAAACTACAGGCCTTCAACGTCCGGTTCGAGTACACTCCGGGTAAAGCGAATGTAGTCGCCGATACTCTCAGCCGTCCTGCCTGTGGAGAGGAAAGTAAGGATCAGTGTGGTATATGTGCGGTCGTCGTGGACTTACCTGCTCGCAGCCCTACAGACCTGCGTCGTGCTCAGCTTGATGACCCGGATCTGGAAAAGATAATAGTAGAGTTAGAGAGTACGTCAGACGATGCTGCTGTTGGAGCAAGGCGTTGGTCTGAAAGAGGATATTTTATGCAGCAAGGCGTCTTGTACAGGTACAATCCCGACGTGGATAGCGAAGAGCCGCAGCTAGTGGTTCCTGTTTCGCTTCATCTTGACATCTTGAAGGAATGCCATGATTCTCCGTTGTCAGGGCACCAAGGGGTTGAGAGGACCTTTCATAAGATCTCGCAACGTTTTTTCTTCCCAGGTATGCGTCGTATCATCGctgaatacataaaaagtattgtatctTGTCAGCGATACAAAGCGTCTAATGAAAAGCCCTCTGGTCTTCTACAAACTCCTGTTCTTAGTCAACGCAACGAGGTCGTAGCTATTGATCTGTTTGGTCCTTTACCAGAAGGAGAAAAAGGAGAGCGCTGGATTTTCTTAGTGGAAGATACCGCCACACGTTGGGTGGAACTATATGCATTGCAAGAAGCTACATCCGAAGCTTGCGCGCGTACTCTTGTAGAAGAGTACTTTCTCAGGTACGGTTTCCCTCGCAGGATAGTCTCAGACAACGGTGTACAGTTTGTAGGAGCCGTTATGCAACAGTGCATGTACATCCTAGGAGTCAAACAAAGCCTCCTTCCGCTGTACCATCCTGAAGCGAATCCCGCCGAGCGCAAAAATCGCGATTTGAAGACTCAGCTTGGGCAGCTGGTTGGGAACGACCACACAACATGGCCAACGAAACTGGGTGTGATCCGGTTTGCCATGAATAGTGCCGTGTGTCAAGCGACTGGTGCTTCTCCGGCGTACCTCATGTTTGCAAGGCAGATGAGGTCTCCTATAGAGGTTAGTTATGACTTAAGAGCCGTCCTTGATAAGGAAAACTTTGTTCCCCAGATTACGCCGTATCTTCGCTCGTTTATTAGTTCTCTGTCAGCAGTACGAGACCGGGTAGAAGCTCAGCAAGACAGGCGTAAGGAACACGCTGACAAGTCTCGTCAGCCAGGTGATGTATTTGACGTCGGGGACAGTGTCCTCATTAAGTCACACGTTCTGAGCAACGCATCAAAGAACGTCTCAGCCAAGTTCGTGCCAAAAAGAGATGGCCCTTACCTGGTTGTTAAGAAGGTTAGTCCGACAACTTACCTAGTCGCTGATCCTAAGTCACCCGGTGAGGTTCTGGGCAAGTATCACTCCTCTCAGCTGGTTCGTTATAATAGTAGGGATGACGTCCTTCCTTCTCCCGTAGTGCCTAAACGAAATAGAGGTCGTCCACGTAACCGAGACCAGAGTGTTGTGCGAGTCCATGGACGTGGGCGTCTTCATGAACTCGAGGGGGAGTCTATAGCGTGTGACAGAGACGACACGCCTACGCGTTCGTTGGAAGTAGTTGGCACTCCAACTTTGCGCCTTCCCAATAGAACTAATCGAGGTCGACCTCCGGCTCGGTTCCTGACAGGTTAAGCCGCAGGTCAATTTGTGCTGGTCGCTTGCGGGAACACATGTTTTAGTATTGCGCGGACGCCAACAGCGCTGCGCGCAGTTAGTCCGGTAGCAGGTGCCGATGGGGATAAACGTGTGCGCGTACTCGACCCCACGACCGATCGATTTTGTAATcactttttgtgtttttatagtaCGGTGttcgtttattaaaataaactttttttctaACTTCAGTGCCGTTCTTTGTTACTTATTTCCTACACCCGCTATAAAAATGATTATGAGATCCACATAACATGCAGTGTAATAACAGCTTAAGTAGCTGTTAGACGGCGGCGATAAGAGAGTTTTTGTTGGACAATTATaccacagattatataatagttcttacttatctctcaaagaaaacgcaaatacctaccgttttgatacctacaaaaaaaatacaatggcATGACCTTCAATGCGCCGCACCGCGCGCACCGGCGCAACGATAGGGTTGCCGACGCTTAGAAATGATtttacaaataagtacctacatacttaaaCTATAGATTCTATAGAATAtatctacctacttaagtaggtacaaataaaagttttaatggtCAAACTAGCATTAGGACTTGCCTTTAGCTGTATGAAAGGGTAGCGTAAAATAACTATGAGGTAGTAACaagataagtaagtaggtaagtaaatattcttttcaccacaccaactggtaaaggccctcttgattgttcaaaaacgaatgagaaagttgcattttatccacatgtgggcaaagtaattactaattagatacaaattttgagttgtttccttatgttagctagtagaattgacttttaaatgatgattttgaatgataattttattattacattcatttggatttgatttaatttgaatattttggtatttcatagttaatagtttcttcgcgttggtgtggtgaaaaattttgtgtttcactcggaggcaaagtttgtttaaccgtcgtgccttgaaaccttctCAACACTCAAGATTACATTTCTCgactcgctatgctcgtggttcaattttggaatctttcgcttgctcgggtatcaatattagcacgaacggttaaacaactttgcccccttgtaaaacaaatacctaACTATTATTGACATTATTGTGTACCATATAGTTATAAAATGCAAAGGTGTCCCTTTTCAATGCTGCCgtattagatatttttgataaacatgCACCAGTGCGTACCGTGCGGGTCAGGCGTCCCCCGTCACCTTGGATTACCGAAGGCGTTCGTACGGCCATGAGGAGAAGGGACCGAGCCTTTAGACTTTATAAGCACCGCCGTACCGAGGACAACtggattttgtttaaaaaagctCGTAACCGGTGTAATCAGATGGTGCGTGCAGCGAAGCGTCGTTTCATTCACCACAATGTCTCCTCTTCCTCTATGGCCGATGTTTGGAAGTTCCTTAAATCACTGGGGCTGGGTAAGCAAGGTGCTGGATGCGATGGCACTGCTTTTTCACTTAACGAACTCAATAGGCACTTTGCATCTGCTCTGTCCGTTAACGATCGCATTAAGGCAACAACTCTTTCAATTATTTCGTCCCTTCCCTCCTCTTCCCTGTCTGTTTTCTTCTCTTTCAACCCAACCTCTCAAACTGATGTAAAAGACATTGTTCGGGCCATCAAATCTAAAGCCGTTGGTTGTGATGATGTGAGTCGTCACATGATAGTCGCAATTCTTGATTGTGTGCTTCCTGTGATAACTCACATCATCAACTTTTCTTTGGCAAATGGCGAATTCCCTGAGCTCTGGCGGAAAGCATTTGTTATTCCTCTTCCCAAAATTAGTAATCCTACCTTGCCTAGTAATTTCAGACCCATCTGTATCCTCCCTTTTCTATCGAAGATCGCTGAAGCCACGGCTCACAGACAACTCTCTGACTTTATACACTCTAATAAACTGTTGAGCCCGTTTCAGTCTGGTTTTCGACCTGGCCACAGTACTTGTACTGCTCTCATTAAGGTAACTGATGACATCAGACGTGGCATGGAGGATCAATTGGTCACAGTACTCATTTTGATTGATTTCTCAAACGCTTTTAACACTGTTGATCATGACATTCTCCTTGCTCTTCTCAACCATCTAAATGTCTCATCTACAGCCCTTAGATGGTTTTCTGCTTACCTTGGGGGCCGCAAGCAAGCAGTCCGAGTTGATCGGGCTTTGTCGGACTGGTGCGATCTGGCTACTGGCGTACCTCAAGGTGGTATTCTCTCCCCGCTTCTCTTCTCCACTTTTATTAACTTCATCACCGCCGAACTTTGCTGCGCATACCATCTTTACGCCGATGATTTACAGCTCTACGACCAGTGTAAAGTAACGGATATGTTAGACGCTACGGAAAAGCTAAACAGGGACCTCGCTCATATTCAGCAGTGGTCAGAAAAGTTTGGCCTATTTGTAAATCCCGCCAAATGTCAGGCCGTTATTATCGGTAGCTCTCGTCAGCTGGCCAAGTTGGATCTGGATACGATTAGGCCGGTGTGTTTCAATGGCACTCCTATACCTTTTAGCCCGTCTGTAAAGGATTTAGGTGTGCACTTGGATTGTACTTTGAGCTGGAGACCGCAGGTTGCCGAAATCAGTCGGAAGGTTACGGGCACCCTTCACGCTCTTAACAAACTCAGACACTTTTTGCcagtcaaaactaaaactttattagttAACACCTTAATCCTACCCATTATCGACTATGGTGATGTATGCTATCCTGACTTAAATGAAGAGCTACTTGACAAGTTGGACCGTCTTCTTAATAATTGTATCCGCTTTATCTTCTGTCTCCGGAAATATGATCATGTGTCCTCGTTTCGTTCCCAGTTGggctggctccctattcgtcaacggcgtaatattcgtatgctctgcactctctattccattctcaatgatccacactcccctgaataccttaagtacttctttcacttttatggtgcttctcgtgaccgtcaatttcgctctactggcaatctctctctttctatccccactcatagaacaagcttcatgtctaactcttacgccattcaggcagcacgtctctggaacggtcttccccctaacattagaaaagctcccaacaagtttgctttcaaaaaatctttgcgtgatttatttgctggcagtttaaagatcaattaagtatcagtctcacgaatcggttatgtatattatgtatatatatgtatatatatatttatttatttatgtaatgtatgtatgtgtctttatgtatttaagtagtttataattaatttatgtgtattaggactctaattctttcaataacaatttcttttagttttaaacgcaccgcctacaatcttttctgctttgccctaaggttgactggtagagaatgcctcatggcattaagttcgccttttgtacattaagtttgtcttttgtgcaataaagttttaaataaataaaaaaataaaaaacaccgaAAGCGAAATACAAGCTTATGACATCTTACTCTTACCTAagaacaggcggtcttatcgctagaaatctcttccagataaccaaGACAAAAGTTgcaataagtaattataatattccGTTTATGCGTTTTATTCCAACGAGTGACTGcgaaacattttaaaaggtcCTATCTCCGTGCAGTAACCGCAGTGTTTACGCCGTTTTGTAAACCACACAATGAACCCAGCAAAAATTTATTGTAAAACTTCGTTTAAAGGTTAAAACTAGATAGAGATTTATGTTACACAAtattatagaaaacataaatCCATACCATCTCATTGAACTGGCTTTATGTCAAACTCGACTGTG harbors:
- the LOC133522414 gene encoding uncharacterized protein LOC133522414, whose protein sequence is MSVRLADGVSRDMTVLTAEVEVTLKHKTRKTSFVIFPDAVGNENESLLGIDFLKNFDLVVDFRDDLWYFAENSKQKYELQFESVSPPTLCVAALEVLRENEATLLNAQQRELLAQLLTGNRDLFEPGGGPTPFAEHRIDTGDHAPIAVPPYRVTPAKKEVMRAEIEKMLADDIIEECESPWGSPALLVPKANGKSRQPGDVFDVGDSVLIKSHVLSNASKNVSAKFVPKRDGPYLVVKKVSPTTYLVADPKSPGEVLGKYHSSQLVRYNSRDDVLPSPVVPKRNRGRPRNRDQSVVRVHGRGRLHELEGESIACDRDDTPTRSLEVVGTPTLRLPNRTNRGRPPARFLTG